AGATCCGGAGAATCTGAACGCCTTGGCTAATTTACAGTACGTGTTGGAGAAGCTTTTCCGATTGTCCGAGGCACAAGATGCCAAGGATGAGTGGACTCGACTTATTCACTCCAAAGATCCTGTGGCCCTTAACTGCCTGAAAGCCCGATGTGTGGCTGAACATGCGTATGCTTATGCCTTCGATGTCCACAGCGATACTAAGGGCGCGAAAaggtacaaacaatcaaaccAACTTTACCGCGAGGCACTGACGCTGGCCGGTGGTGATGTGAAGCCAGCAGAGTATCATGACTGGATTTTCAATATGGCGATTGCTCAGCATACACTTTTTGATCGGCTGTGGTATGAAAACGACCCTGAGGCAGGTGGGTATATCGATGATGCCGTAACATATTTCTTCAAAATAACTCGGATGATTCCAGAAGACTCAGAACTTCAATGGGACAGTTGGCGTCATTTAGCAGACATTTTTAGGGTAttgaaaatcagaaaaattgcCAAAACAGAGATAGCTCCAGGCCTTAAAGAGTTTCAGGAGAACCCAGAGAAATGTATGCAGAAGGCAATGGAGATCACACCCAATAACCCAAGACTACTTGCCCGCTACGCTAACTTCCTGTACTCACTAAATAGAGAAATTCAGAAGCCACTTGAGTTGTTGGAGCAATCTATCAATTTAGATAGTACAGAGTTTAACTTTTATGCATTTACTACACGGGCCATGCTCACCACAAAGTTCTACAAGCATCGTATGTCACAGCAGAAGCCTAAGACGCAAGACAGTGCAGAGTTGGCCTTCTTGAGGAACACCCTCCAAGTTGCTAAAAGTGACTTAAAGAAAGCAATGTCCATGCATGTCACTCCTTGGGACTTGATGCATCTCGGAGAAGTATACTACCTCCTTGCACGGAACCACACCCAACAGGACAATGAGATTAGAAACCTAGTTGAGAAGGCTCTCCTGCAGTTGACAAGGGCATCAGATTGTCAAGATGGATATATGCAAAAGGAACTGTACAGTATCAGAGGTCGCTGTCTTTTTGACATTGGCGAGAAACGCTCTGCGATAGCTTGCTTCAAACAAGCGATTGACTGTGAACCTTCAAACAGCAAATACACTGGTAATTTCAATGAGCTGTTTGATGTATACCTGAATATTCTACAGGATGAAGAGCTTGATGATCGTTCTATTATTGCAGAGACAGCCTTTTTCTTGAAAGAAGCTCTTGTGAAATACGGGAGCTTTAAGATGGGCAAGTTCTGCATTGGACAGTTGGGGCAACATCACAACAGAGAGCTTTTGTTAATTGAAGAGTACTGCACGAAGTACACGAAGGAATACCATGATGTTGTTCGATTACTCCAGGCAAGGACTGTATCTGGAACGACTGCCACAAGAAAAGAGAGTAAACTTCACCTGGCTTGGGTCAGGACACTTCCATCTTCCAGAGCATGGCGTGTCGAGCAAGCGGAAGCGTCTGCTGCTGGCATTGCTGCTGATGGTGCTGCTGCCACAACTGCTGCAGCTGCTGCTGAAGGTAGTGCTGTTAGTGTCCCTGCTGTTGCAGAGGACACCAGGTCAGAGAAAGAAGTGAAGTCTCTCGAAAGCGAGGTAGCACGCATGAGCTTCAAAGAGCTACCACAAGAGCAAAAACAGCCTATCAGGAAGGCACCAGACGAAGCAAGAATCCAACAGTTTGAAAACGACTTCTGCGTGATATACCCGGAAAACCAGACTGGTTGGGTGTCTTACGATCTATTGAACGAACTGGAAGCTGTAAGGAAATTGAAAGGTTATATTCAAGACAGGGATTCTGTCCCCGGAACATTTAAGATCTCTAATGAAATTGAAATGATGACTAAATGTGCCAGCATATTGTTGGTCATCAACGAGGACTTTCAAAAGGAGTGTGAGCACTCAATGATTCACGCACTGGAGATGAGAAAGGACCGGGAGAATCCTCGATACATAATACCGATCCTACGAGATAACTCTAAGGTTCCGGTTGAGGTTAATATCTTCAACACATTTGAAGCGATCGGTGCAGTTGACTGGGATAAATTGGCAAATGCCATCGAACAGCAGGTTTACGCATGAAACAGACGCACAGAGTAATCAACGATGACCAAAATAAAATGACTTTCTGGAATAAAGTTGAACAGGTGGACTATAAAGAATAATATGATTGACTTGTTGTCCTCGAACTAGGAGGGAGATGTTGCCCAGGATTTGGCCCTTTGGCCGATAAAAAACGCTTGTGGTGAAATGAGTatggttggaaatatgttttaaaagtagaatatattgatcgACACCATTATGCCTCAACAtggtgtggttttccttttaagttCTAAACTAACAAGGTCCGcaatattttatttaacaaCAAATTGGATCCCACAAAATTGCAAAGTAAGAGGAAAGTCACAGAAACTCTAGGCATGTTTGGTGTGGATCGTTATTTTGTACTTTCCCTTTCCAACACAATTGGTATCTTAAAGTAATGGTTGGCATAACAACGTACTTGGTATAAAACAAGCAAAGGAGAGGTGTTGGTGGTATTTTCATGTATGAGAAATTGCTTTCTCTGAAAAACGGCAAATTTTGAGAATGaggaaatttctcacttaacaaaatacttcaggcctccTGATGCCTTTTAAggtatctaaaagcacacaaataattgtgcaacaagggtgttttctgtcattcttgcaacttcgatgaccaattgagtcaacattttcaaagatttgttatttatgcatgatacaaataagtgagaatactgctctttgacaagGAATATTAAAGGTGTCCAATTcgtttaaagacgctggacactattggtattggtaacttggtgtctctcaacatatgcctataaaataacaaacctgtgaaaatttgagctcagtcggtcgtcgaatttgcgagataataatgaaagaaaaccaaaCTTACACTGTTCAGTGCTTTACCAAAAGTGTGCAGTACCTTGAAATAAAACTGTTTGTAAATAAAACGTTTGGGAAAACATAAACTGCAGAACTTATGTTGTGTTATGTTGTAAGCTAAGGTAACGCAACCGATATGTTATTTTCCCAagcaaaaactctgttactcaGTGTACCCGGACCCAATGTTGCCCCAAACCTGTATGTATAACCCGGTTTGTGTTCGTGAGTGTGGCTGGGGCGTTATTCATTTTATATATCGGGCTATTATACGTAATAATCACCACTggtgagtttgtttgtttcgtTATTTTATTTCTAGAAATTTGAAACTGTGTCCTTGCTATGTTTTAGTCTGTGTAGATTTGACAGCTATTTGTTGGTTGGGAGAGCATATTCAAACACTGTGTTCTCAAGAACAAATCTTTCACTGGAAGTGATCCTTTACGGACCGATATCGGTAACAATTTctcatcgaaaaaaaaaagaagagagaaaaacaaattaatgaaataataatgtaGGATACCAAATGTGCCCTCAGCGTTCAGGTGCAACTTTCTATACACATTTTCTTGCACAGTTTGTAGAGCCCAGATTGACTAGGCCTATTTAGGTTTATACCAAATCAAGTCTATTTATGCTCCTGTTTTATCGCTGTACGAAGCTTTAGCAAAGCTTTATCGCTGTACGTATGGACCTGATAACAAAACAAAGGTCCACATGTAGGGACTTAAAGGCAAgggacacgtttagtaattactcaaaataattttattggcataaaacctcacttggtaacgagtaatggggagaggttgatggtataaaacattgtgagtaacggctccctctgaagtgccatagttttcgagaaagaagtaattttccacgaatttggtttcgagacctcaagttcagaatttgaggtctcgaaatcaagcatctgaaagcacacaacttcgtgtgacaagggtgttttttttatttcatagttgtttcgcaactccgacgaccaatcgagctcaaattttcacaggtttattatattatatgcatatgttgagatacaccaagtgaaaagactggtctttgacaattaccaatagtgtccatagtcTTTAAACCATTATGTGGACTtccacacgtccacacagtgttttacGTACTATTTCCTTTTGTACAGAACAAAGGATGTTCACAAAGTGGCTGCAACAAAGAGCTGTTTGACTTTACATTTCTGGGTTCTTCGTAAATATTGCTTTGCCTGTAAATGTGCTATTCATAATCGTGTAAGAAGTAAACTATAGTTACAGgtgatttatattttatatgtCAGACGTCATGGTATGGATTAggtttttgttgtaattttcgTCTTTGTTCAGCGGTGGATCGTGTCTCATTCCTTGTCATACCACGTTGGCAGATCACTTAATggcactcaaaatagttgttagcataaatattacttggtaacaagctatggagagctgttgatagtataaaacattgtgtgaaacggctccctctgaagtgacgtagttttcgagaaaggattaattttccacgaatttgatttcgagacctcatagagatagatttggaggtcccgaaatcagGCAACTGtttggaaagcacacaacttattgcgacaagggtgtttttcttccatttatctagcaacttcgacgaccaattgagttcaaattttcacaggtttattattttatgcatatatgttgacatacatcaagtgagaaaactggtatttgacaattaccattagtggtGCCTTTAATACCTGTGAGTAAGTAAGGAAGCAACGATCTGTGAATTACAATTAATTTGATTTAATCACCATAGCATTTGAGTGAGACAATGGGCTCTGAAGATAACATGGTTTgaataaaaaggaaaatttaaatttgcatAAGGTTCACCTACCATTATTTGAActactttctttaaaaaaaattcattaaaatgtttcaacaaattcgtttgaaaatgttaaaattaagttaaaaaaataaaatataaacgtCCAAACTCTGAGTAGATTAACAACATCGGTGACTTTGGAGTCGTCACTATATAGAGGATGCacaccatatacatgtatattataaatttaaaataaataaaaaataataataaaagaagtacAACATCCCAGAACAGCCTTACGTAATTCATTAGATATAAAATTTGCATCTGGcattaagaatattaattttgtttttacccttacaccaagtGTGTCGGCACGTTATACTCGGTTCTTTCGGTACTCATTGCATTTGCTTAAAATATTCACAGAAAGCCAAATAAGCGATTGGCATGGCTTTACTAAGCAGAAACTTGTTCACGAAAGCAAAAACATGATTAACTTTATAAGCAAAATGaacatggttaaaaaaaaatgcatttgcCTACAAACTGTGTGCACTTGAAAGCAGTGATATAAAAGTACAGATTCTGCCTCTACGGGCGCtgtacaaaacataaaaacaatgaaataatatgAAGCATTAATTGTAACAACAATGTAGATTCCAACAAGCGAGTCTGGTCCtgacaatagaccttttcgcaaatactggggcgcgcgcgtaaaggttggaattaggtgcattgtggtctagctggcagcaaaatttgattcatatctatcccacaatgcacctcattcaacagtctgcgcttgcgcattggtatttgcgataaggtctatgggcACTATGTGAGCAGAAACCGTACATGCTTACACTTCTAGACTGGTCCCTGAAGAACAGGTATGTGCTGTACAGAACCAGTGATAACATTGGATACAACATCCATAATGATGTTTTATAATGTAAACGTGTATGAAGAATTTGACTGCAAAACAAATGCTTGATCATGATCAACGGCGGTACATTCGCGTGGCGCAGGCTCGAGGCCACTCTCTTttcattcacgagcctcgaagtgagACGTCAGATGTTCTGGCTTACACGCTTCATGAACTTGGTACTGGGTGAACGTGTTGCACACAATTGCATTGAGAGACTTTGACAAGTTTAACTGCAGTTGATACGAAAATAGCTCATGATGTAATCATAAATTCCAACTCCAACACCTTTCTTTTTTGGATCTTGCGGTTCTATTTCCGGAAAAACCAGTCGGTTCGTTTTGTGTATTACAGCAGGATAGTCTCAAATTGGTGAGGCTAGTCACTAAGCAGTTGCTTTTTGAGAAGATTGGACAGTCAGGAGGACAGTGGTTGGATATTCTACACGCAGAGGTAAGTGTGTTCTGCTaggtaaaaatgttcacaatctAGTTGTTTGTTTAGTGTTGTAGTTTGGGACCACTAGCGCTACACTACGGCCCATTTGGcctaaattaaattttaaatccaTTGAGTTTGTGTCATCTCATAACAGTCGATACTCGATCTATAGTTTCAATTTTGTGGTTTATGGGTTGTGGTGTAGTTTGGGATGTACAGTGAAAATGAAGATGCACAACCAAGTTCAGGCTCACGAATACCTAGATAACAAGTAAACAGGATTAATtgcaattaattattattaacgaATAAAGTGTGAAATTGGCAAATTTAAGTTCATGTCTTTGAGTGTTGCTGCTTAAAGACATGTACGGTTCAGGTTTTTAATAGAACAAGAAAAATCAATCTgcttaaataaataattgaacgTATTTTTGACCGCATGAGGGCGCCTTTCAACGGTGAATTGCTTCGCAACACAGTTTATCTTTTATTTGACCACATGTctatgtattttttcttttaccaaTGGCTCAAAAGAAAACCAATAATGACAAATACAGTCTTTTAATTTTCTTGTTCCAATAAATAGTTTGTTCGAACTTGGTGTCGTCACTGGAACCTTACATCAGTATCTAGCTGTTCCAGGTGAGACTAATTGTAAAAGAAACATTTGAACGAATTTCATGGCGATTTGGTGAAATATCAGTGTGTATTTTAGATAATGAATTACTCCTTTTCCCTTGGCAGGACAAGGACTTTTTAATGTCGTCGTCACAGTGCCTAATATGGGTCGAAAATGGCCGCTGAACTGGCAGCCAGATTGGTTCTATATTTTGTCTGGGAAATTTTaatgactttttaaaaagtgtCCTCAACGGTGTcctaagat
Above is a genomic segment from Asterias amurensis chromosome 6, ASM3211899v1 containing:
- the LOC139938933 gene encoding tetratricopeptide repeat protein 22-like — translated: MASVIIPGHFMLPLPINKDINIDKAAVETKIRVLSQFQQVRVGRPEELAILNLQGILTTRLRRYEDSLVYFHQVLNKDPENLNALANLQYVLEKLFRLSEAQDAKDEWTRLIHSKDPVALNCLKARCVAEHAYAYAFDVHSDTKGAKRYKQSNQLYREALTLAGGDVKPAEYHDWIFNMAIAQHTLFDRLWYENDPEAGGYIDDAVTYFFKITRMIPEDSELQWDSWRHLADIFRVLKIRKIAKTEIAPGLKEFQENPEKCMQKAMEITPNNPRLLARYANFLYSLNREIQKPLELLEQSINLDSTEFNFYAFTTRAMLTTKFYKHRMSQQKPKTQDSAELAFLRNTLQVAKSDLKKAMSMHVTPWDLMHLGEVYYLLARNHTQQDNEIRNLVEKALLQLTRASDCQDGYMQKELYSIRGRCLFDIGEKRSAIACFKQAIDCEPSNSKYTGNFNELFDVYLNILQDEELDDRSIIAETAFFLKEALVKYGSFKMGKFCIGQLGQHHNRELLLIEEYCTKYTKEYHDVVRLLQARTVSGTTATRKESKLHLAWVRTLPSSRAWRVEQAEASAAGIAADGAAATTAAAAAEGSAVSVPAVAEDTRSEKEVKSLESEVARMSFKELPQEQKQPIRKAPDEARIQQFENDFCVIYPENQTGWVSYDLLNELEAVRKLKGYIQDRDSVPGTFKISNEIEMMTKCASILLVINEDFQKECEHSMIHALEMRKDRENPRYIIPILRDNSKVPVEVNIFNTFEAIGAVDWDKLANAIEQQVYA